One stretch of Clavibacter californiensis DNA includes these proteins:
- a CDS encoding AMP-dependent synthetase/ligase — MEQHTMPAAVEARPDDNITDVLVHRVRTSPDAALFALPDGSGGWSDVSAAEFHRQVVALAKGLVVAGIEPGERIGMMCRTRYEWTLVDFAVFFAGAVLVPVYETSSPGQVHWNMQDSGAVAMILETAEHFSRFDEVHPELPAVRRVWQIDLGDLDKLAEQGVDVPDAEIERRRNIAVGSDMATLIYTSGTTGRPKGCILTHANFVELSRNAEVAMEEVVQVGASTLLFITTAHVFARFISILNVQAGVKTGHQADTTQLLPALASFKPTFLLAVPRVFEKVYNSSEQKAEGAGRGKVFRKAAEVAYAHSVAVDAGSVPLALKLQYKLFDALVYSKIRQAMGGRVRFAVSGSAPLGLRLGHFYRSLGLTILEGYGLTETTAPVSVNLVKGFRIGTVGPALPGVSTRITDEGEIEVKGVNVFDGYWQDEEATAAVFDDGWFRTGDLGSYDADGYLTITGRKKEIIVTAGGKNVAPAALEDPIRANPLVGQVVVAGDRRPFISALITLDPEMLRVWLANNGQDAAMTLEQASQNPAVLAEVQRAVDAANATVSRAESIRKFVVLPVELTEAAGHLTPKLSIKRQVVLDAFADVITRIYEAAPTTEGHSLVH; from the coding sequence GTGGAACAGCACACCATGCCCGCCGCCGTCGAGGCGAGACCCGACGACAACATCACCGACGTCCTGGTGCACCGGGTGAGGACGAGCCCCGACGCTGCGCTGTTCGCGCTTCCGGACGGGAGCGGGGGCTGGAGCGACGTGTCGGCTGCCGAGTTCCACCGTCAGGTCGTCGCCCTCGCCAAGGGCCTCGTGGTGGCGGGGATCGAGCCGGGCGAGCGCATCGGCATGATGTGCCGGACCCGCTACGAGTGGACGCTCGTCGACTTCGCGGTGTTCTTCGCGGGCGCCGTCCTCGTGCCCGTCTACGAGACCTCCTCGCCCGGCCAGGTGCACTGGAACATGCAGGACTCCGGCGCGGTCGCGATGATCCTCGAGACGGCCGAGCACTTCTCGCGCTTCGACGAGGTGCACCCGGAGCTGCCGGCGGTGCGTCGCGTCTGGCAGATCGACCTCGGCGACCTGGACAAGCTCGCCGAGCAGGGCGTCGACGTGCCGGACGCCGAGATCGAGCGTCGCCGGAACATCGCCGTCGGCTCGGACATGGCGACCCTCATCTACACGTCCGGCACCACGGGCAGGCCCAAGGGCTGCATCCTCACGCATGCGAACTTCGTCGAGCTCTCGCGCAACGCCGAGGTGGCGATGGAGGAGGTCGTGCAGGTCGGAGCGTCGACGCTCCTGTTCATCACGACGGCGCACGTGTTCGCGCGCTTCATCTCGATCCTCAACGTGCAGGCCGGCGTGAAGACCGGGCACCAGGCCGACACCACGCAGCTGCTGCCCGCGCTCGCGTCGTTCAAGCCGACGTTCCTGCTCGCGGTGCCGCGCGTGTTCGAGAAGGTCTACAACTCCTCGGAGCAGAAGGCCGAGGGCGCCGGCCGCGGGAAGGTCTTCCGCAAGGCCGCCGAGGTCGCGTACGCGCACTCGGTCGCCGTCGACGCCGGCTCGGTGCCGCTGGCGCTGAAGCTCCAGTACAAGCTCTTCGACGCGCTCGTGTACTCCAAGATCCGGCAGGCGATGGGCGGGCGCGTGCGCTTCGCCGTCAGCGGATCCGCGCCCCTGGGCCTCCGGCTCGGGCACTTCTACCGGTCGCTCGGCCTCACGATCCTCGAGGGCTACGGCCTCACCGAGACGACCGCACCGGTCAGCGTCAACCTCGTGAAGGGCTTCCGCATCGGCACCGTCGGCCCCGCGCTGCCGGGCGTCTCCACGCGGATCACCGACGAGGGCGAGATCGAGGTCAAGGGCGTCAACGTCTTCGACGGGTACTGGCAGGACGAGGAGGCGACCGCGGCCGTCTTCGACGACGGCTGGTTCCGCACGGGCGACCTCGGGAGCTACGACGCCGACGGCTACCTCACCATCACGGGCCGCAAGAAGGAGATCATCGTCACCGCGGGCGGCAAGAACGTCGCCCCGGCTGCGCTCGAGGACCCCATCCGCGCGAACCCGCTCGTCGGGCAGGTCGTGGTGGCGGGCGACCGGCGACCGTTCATCTCGGCGCTCATCACGCTGGATCCCGAGATGCTCAGGGTCTGGCTCGCGAACAACGGCCAGGATGCCGCGATGACGCTCGAGCAGGCGTCGCAGAACCCGGCGGTGCTGGCCGAGGTGCAGCGCGCGGTCGACGCGGCCAACGCGACGGTGTCGCGCGCGGAGTCCATCCGGAAGTTCGTCGTGCTGCCCGTGGAGCTGACCGAGGCGGCCGGGCACCTGACGCCCAAGCTCAGCATCAAGCGCCAGGTGGTGCTGGACGCCTTCGCCGACGTCATCACCCGGATCTACGAGGCGGCACCGACCACGGAGGGGCACTCGCTGGTCCACTGA
- a CDS encoding peptide deformylase, which yields MTERQIRLFGDPVLKTVSSEIHEIDEGVRALVEDLLDSVRPDGRAGVAAAQIGVNLRAFSYNVGPAFGYVLNPVIEELRGEAVLVDEGCLSVPGLWFPTMRHPEAVITGIDLDGKPVRIEGTGVLAQAFQHEVDHLDGLVYLDRLDKQRRREAMKQVRESDWF from the coding sequence ATGACTGAACGACAGATCCGCCTGTTCGGCGATCCGGTGCTGAAGACCGTCTCCTCGGAGATCCACGAGATCGACGAGGGCGTGCGCGCCCTGGTCGAGGACCTCCTCGACAGCGTCCGGCCTGACGGCCGTGCCGGGGTGGCCGCCGCGCAGATCGGCGTGAACCTCCGCGCCTTCAGCTACAACGTGGGGCCGGCCTTCGGCTACGTCCTGAACCCCGTGATCGAGGAGCTGCGCGGCGAGGCGGTCCTCGTCGACGAGGGCTGCCTCTCGGTGCCGGGCCTCTGGTTCCCCACCATGCGCCACCCCGAGGCCGTCATCACCGGCATCGACCTCGACGGGAAGCCCGTCCGCATCGAGGGCACGGGCGTTCTCGCGCAGGCCTTCCAGCACGAGGTCGACCACCTCGACGGCCTCGTCTACCTCGATCGGCTCGACAAGCAGCGCCGCCGCGAGGCCATGAAGCAGGTGCGCGAGTCCGACTGGTTCTGA
- a CDS encoding mycothione reductase translates to MTDSPQDQQQADRYDLVIVGAGSGNSIVDERFADQRVLLVDDGEHFGGTCLNAGCIPTKMLVHVADVAAETRDGAALGIRASVDAVDWPAISARVFGRIDAISEGGREWRESGMDNVTLLRESVGFEAPGVLVSASGQRITADRIVLAAGSRPRPLQAVYAPDPDIHDSDSIMRIAQLPASLLIVGGGYVAAEFAHVFSHLGVHVTQVARSAHLLGNLDADVSTRFTTLARTQWDVITDCEVEEIERDGDVLRSRLASGHLVETEAVLVALGRVPNTDTLAVGNAGYDLHEDGRIVVDDRQRVLAGGQPVPGVFALGDISADHQLKHVANHQARLVQHNLLHPDDLIGGAPGPVPQAVFSRPQIGSFGLTEAEAREAGPVVTIEQPYSSTAWGWALEDTTSFCKLVVDPRDGGTILGAHIIGSDSAALIQPLLMAASLGHPVTGLARAQYWPHPAVTEIVENALLAAESAVADWARENRPGLAPAGADRP, encoded by the coding sequence ATGACCGACAGCCCGCAGGACCAGCAGCAGGCCGACCGCTACGACCTCGTGATCGTGGGTGCGGGATCCGGCAACTCGATCGTCGACGAGCGCTTCGCCGACCAGCGCGTGCTGCTCGTCGACGACGGCGAGCACTTCGGCGGGACGTGCCTCAACGCCGGCTGCATCCCCACGAAGATGCTCGTGCACGTGGCGGACGTCGCCGCGGAGACGCGCGACGGCGCCGCGCTCGGCATCCGCGCGTCGGTGGACGCCGTGGACTGGCCCGCGATCAGCGCGCGGGTGTTCGGCCGCATCGACGCCATCAGCGAGGGCGGCCGCGAGTGGCGCGAGAGCGGCATGGACAACGTGACCCTGCTGCGCGAGAGCGTCGGCTTCGAGGCGCCGGGCGTGCTGGTGTCGGCGAGCGGGCAGCGGATCACCGCCGACCGCATCGTCCTCGCCGCCGGCTCCCGGCCCCGGCCGCTGCAGGCCGTCTACGCGCCCGACCCCGACATCCACGACTCCGACTCGATCATGCGCATCGCCCAGCTCCCCGCCTCGCTCCTCATCGTGGGCGGCGGCTACGTGGCGGCCGAGTTCGCGCACGTCTTCAGCCACCTCGGCGTCCACGTGACGCAGGTCGCCCGCTCCGCGCACCTGCTCGGCAACCTCGACGCCGACGTCTCGACGCGCTTCACGACGCTCGCGCGCACGCAGTGGGACGTCATCACCGACTGCGAGGTCGAGGAGATCGAGCGCGACGGCGACGTGCTCCGCTCGCGCCTCGCCTCCGGCCACCTGGTCGAGACGGAGGCCGTGCTCGTCGCGCTCGGCCGCGTCCCCAACACGGACACGCTCGCCGTCGGGAACGCGGGCTACGACCTGCACGAGGACGGCCGCATCGTGGTCGACGACCGGCAGCGCGTGCTCGCAGGGGGCCAGCCGGTGCCCGGCGTCTTCGCGCTCGGCGACATCAGCGCCGACCACCAGCTCAAGCACGTCGCCAACCACCAGGCGCGCCTCGTGCAGCACAACCTGCTGCACCCGGACGACCTCATCGGGGGAGCGCCCGGGCCCGTGCCGCAGGCGGTCTTCTCGCGCCCGCAGATCGGCTCCTTCGGGCTCACGGAGGCGGAGGCCCGCGAGGCCGGACCCGTCGTCACGATCGAGCAGCCCTACTCGTCCACCGCGTGGGGCTGGGCGCTCGAGGACACGACGTCGTTCTGCAAGCTCGTGGTGGATCCGCGCGACGGCGGCACCATCCTCGGCGCGCACATCATCGGCTCGGACTCGGCGGCGCTGATCCAGCCGCTCCTCATGGCCGCCAGCCTCGGCCACCCCGTGACGGGCCTCGCCCGGGCGCAGTACTGGCCGCACCCGGCCGTGACGGAGATCGTCGAGAACGCGCTGCTCGCCGCCGAGTCCGCGGTGGCCGACTGGGCACGGGAGAATAGACCGGGCCTCGCGCCCGCGGGCGCCGATCGACCCTGA
- a CDS encoding pyruvate carboxylase, whose product MFQKILVANRGEIAIRAFRAAVELGARTVAVYPHEDRHSLHRLKADEAYLIGEEGHPVRAYLDVDEIIRVARESGADAIYPGYGFLSENPDLARAAAANGIVFIGPDAGVLEMAGNKVTAKEHATAAGVPVLASTPPSTDVELLLEQAAGIGFPIFAKAVAGGGGRGMRRVERAEDLEDALRAAMREADSAFGDPTMFLEQAVLRPRHIEVQILADAAGETVHLFERDCSVQRRHQKVVEIAPAPNLDPAIRDAMHAHAIAFARSIGYVNAGTVEFLLDTDGPRAGQHVFIEMNPRIQVEHTVTEEVTDVDLVQSQMRIAAGETLAGLGLLQDAIVLRGAALQCRITTEDPAQGFRPDTGKITTYRSPGGGGIRIDGGTVATGAQISPHFDSMLAKLTCRGRDFPAAVTRAKRALAEFRIRGVSTNIPFLQGVLDDPDFQAGDISTSFIDERPGLVRSNVSKDRGTKILNWLADVTVNQPNGPRTAVVRPADKLPDVDLRQPAPAGSRQRLLELGPRGFAEALRAQTALAVTETTFRDAHQSLLATRVRTRDLVAVAPYVARTTPELLSVEAWGGATYDVALRFLGEDPWERLASLREALPNVAIQMLLRGANTVGYTPYPTEVTDAFVQEAAATGVDVFRIFDALNDVERMRPAIDSVLATGTTVAEVALCYTGNLLDPAEDLYTLDYYLGLAERSVAAGAHVLAIKDMAGLLRPAAAEKLVTALRREFDLPVHVHTHDTAGGQLATLLAASRAGADAVDVASAPMSGTTSQPSASALVAALADTERDTGLSLDAVSDLEPYWEAVRRLYRPFESGLAGPTGRVYRHEIPGGQLSNLRQQAIALGLADDFELIEDMYAAADRILGRIPKVTPSSKVVGDLALQLAASKADPADFERNPQDYDIPDSVIGFMAGELGDLPGGWPEPFRTRVLQGRDVRIGVTPVSAEDRAALEAPGAARRRTLNHLLFPQPTEQFETIRELFGDLSVLDTDDYLHGLRPGQEHAVRISRGVEVLIALEAVGDADESGMRTVMVVMNGQLRPVFVRDRGIAVTTTAAERGDPAKPGHVSAPFSGVVTLKVEEGQVVAAGQPVASIEAMKMEAAITSPVAGRVARLAVPTTQQVDAGDLLVVVEP is encoded by the coding sequence ATGTTCCAGAAGATCCTGGTCGCCAACCGCGGGGAGATCGCGATCCGCGCCTTCCGCGCCGCCGTCGAGCTGGGCGCCCGCACGGTCGCCGTCTACCCGCACGAGGACCGGCACTCGCTGCACCGCCTCAAGGCGGACGAGGCGTACCTGATCGGCGAGGAGGGTCACCCCGTCCGGGCCTACCTCGACGTCGACGAGATCATCCGCGTCGCGAGGGAGTCGGGCGCCGACGCGATCTACCCGGGGTACGGCTTCCTGTCGGAGAACCCGGACCTGGCCCGCGCCGCGGCGGCGAACGGCATCGTCTTCATCGGCCCCGACGCCGGCGTGCTCGAGATGGCGGGCAACAAGGTCACGGCCAAGGAGCACGCGACCGCGGCCGGCGTGCCGGTCCTCGCGTCGACGCCGCCGTCGACCGATGTGGAGCTGCTGCTCGAGCAGGCGGCGGGCATCGGCTTCCCGATCTTCGCCAAGGCCGTCGCGGGCGGCGGCGGCCGCGGCATGCGGCGCGTCGAGCGCGCGGAGGACCTGGAGGACGCGCTGCGCGCGGCGATGCGCGAGGCGGACAGCGCCTTCGGCGACCCGACCATGTTCCTCGAGCAGGCAGTGCTCCGGCCTAGGCACATCGAGGTGCAGATCCTCGCCGACGCGGCGGGGGAGACGGTGCACCTCTTCGAGCGCGACTGCTCGGTCCAGCGCCGGCACCAGAAGGTCGTGGAGATCGCGCCCGCGCCGAACCTGGATCCCGCGATCCGCGACGCCATGCACGCGCACGCGATCGCCTTCGCCCGGAGCATCGGCTACGTCAACGCAGGCACGGTCGAGTTCCTGCTCGACACCGACGGGCCGCGCGCCGGGCAGCACGTCTTCATCGAGATGAACCCGCGCATCCAGGTCGAGCACACCGTGACCGAGGAGGTGACGGACGTCGACCTCGTGCAGTCGCAGATGCGCATCGCGGCGGGGGAGACGCTCGCGGGTCTCGGCCTCCTCCAGGACGCGATCGTGCTGCGCGGCGCGGCGCTCCAGTGCCGCATCACCACCGAGGACCCGGCGCAGGGCTTCCGCCCGGACACCGGCAAGATCACGACGTACCGCTCGCCGGGCGGCGGCGGGATCCGCATCGACGGCGGCACGGTCGCGACCGGCGCGCAGATCAGCCCGCACTTCGACTCGATGCTCGCGAAGCTCACGTGCCGCGGGCGTGACTTCCCGGCGGCCGTGACGCGGGCCAAGCGCGCCCTCGCCGAGTTCCGGATCCGCGGCGTCTCCACGAACATCCCGTTCCTCCAGGGCGTGCTCGACGACCCCGACTTCCAGGCGGGCGACATCAGCACGTCCTTCATCGACGAGCGGCCGGGGCTGGTGCGCAGCAACGTGTCGAAGGACCGCGGGACGAAGATCCTCAACTGGCTCGCGGACGTCACCGTCAACCAGCCGAACGGGCCGCGCACCGCGGTGGTCCGGCCCGCCGACAAGCTGCCCGACGTCGACCTCCGGCAGCCCGCGCCCGCGGGATCCCGCCAGCGGCTCCTCGAGCTCGGACCGCGCGGCTTCGCCGAGGCCCTGCGCGCGCAGACCGCCCTCGCGGTCACGGAGACGACGTTCCGCGACGCCCACCAGTCGCTGCTGGCCACGCGCGTCCGCACGCGCGACCTCGTGGCGGTCGCCCCGTACGTCGCGCGCACGACGCCCGAACTCCTCTCCGTCGAGGCCTGGGGCGGCGCCACATACGACGTCGCGCTGCGCTTCCTCGGCGAGGACCCGTGGGAGCGGCTCGCGTCGCTGCGGGAGGCGCTGCCGAACGTCGCGATCCAGATGCTGCTGCGCGGCGCCAACACCGTCGGCTACACGCCGTATCCGACGGAGGTCACCGACGCGTTCGTGCAGGAGGCTGCGGCCACGGGCGTCGACGTGTTCCGCATCTTCGATGCTCTCAACGACGTCGAGCGGATGCGGCCCGCGATCGACTCCGTCCTCGCCACCGGCACCACGGTCGCCGAGGTCGCCCTCTGCTACACGGGCAACCTGCTGGATCCCGCCGAGGACCTCTACACGCTCGACTACTACCTGGGCCTCGCCGAGCGCAGCGTGGCGGCGGGCGCGCACGTCCTCGCGATCAAGGACATGGCCGGGCTCCTGCGGCCGGCGGCCGCCGAGAAGCTCGTCACCGCGCTCCGCCGCGAGTTCGACCTGCCCGTGCACGTGCACACGCACGACACGGCGGGCGGCCAGCTCGCGACCCTGCTCGCGGCCAGCCGCGCCGGGGCCGACGCTGTCGACGTCGCGAGCGCTCCCATGTCGGGCACCACCAGCCAGCCGTCCGCGTCCGCGCTCGTCGCCGCCCTCGCCGACACCGAGCGCGACACGGGCCTCTCGCTCGACGCGGTCAGCGACCTCGAGCCGTACTGGGAGGCGGTCCGCCGCCTGTACCGGCCGTTCGAGTCCGGGCTCGCCGGCCCGACCGGGCGCGTCTACCGGCACGAGATCCCGGGCGGTCAGCTCTCGAACCTGCGGCAGCAGGCGATCGCCCTCGGCCTCGCCGACGACTTCGAGCTCATCGAGGACATGTACGCCGCGGCCGACCGGATCCTCGGCCGGATCCCCAAGGTCACGCCGTCGTCCAAGGTGGTCGGCGACCTCGCCCTCCAGCTGGCCGCCTCGAAGGCCGACCCGGCCGACTTCGAGCGGAACCCGCAGGACTACGACATCCCCGACTCGGTGATCGGCTTCATGGCGGGCGAGCTGGGCGACCTGCCCGGCGGTTGGCCGGAGCCGTTCCGCACCCGGGTCCTCCAGGGACGCGACGTGCGCATCGGCGTCACACCCGTGTCCGCCGAGGACCGCGCCGCCCTCGAGGCACCGGGAGCCGCCCGGCGCCGCACGCTCAACCACCTCCTCTTCCCGCAGCCGACGGAGCAGTTCGAGACCATCCGCGAGCTGTTCGGCGACCTCTCCGTGCTCGACACGGACGACTACCTGCACGGCCTGCGCCCGGGGCAGGAGCACGCGGTGCGGATCAGCCGGGGCGTCGAGGTCCTCATCGCCCTGGAGGCCGTGGGCGACGCCGACGAGTCGGGCATGCGGACCGTCATGGTCGTCATGAACGGCCAGCTCCGCCCCGTGTTCGTGCGCGACCGCGGCATCGCCGTCACCACGACCGCCGCCGAGCGCGGCGACCCGGCGAAGCCCGGCCACGTCTCGGCGCCGTTCTCCGGCGTCGTCACGCTGAAGGTGGAGGAGGGCCAGGTCGTCGCCGCCGGCCAGCCCGTCGCGTCCATCGAGGCGATGAAGATGGAGGCGGCCATCACGTCGCCCGTCGCGGGACGCGTCGCGCGCCTCGCGGTGCCGACCACGCAGCAGGTCGACGCGGGCGACCTGCTCGTCGTCGTCGAGCCCTAG
- a CDS encoding ParA family protein: protein MHVLSVSSLKGGVGKTTVTLGLASAAFSRGLRTLVVDLDPQADVSTGMDIQVAGHLNVADVLASPKEKIVRAAIAPSGWTKGRTGTIDVMIGSPSAINFDGPHPSIRDIWKLEEALANVEADYDLVLIDCAPSLNALTRTAWAASDRVTVVTEPGLFSVAAADRALRAIEEIRRGLSPRLQPLGIIVNRARVQSLEHQFRIKELRDMFGPLVLSPQLPERTSLQQAQGAAKPLHVWPGESAQEMARNFDQLLERIMRTAKIGDYAENAAR from the coding sequence GTGCATGTACTGAGCGTCAGCTCCCTCAAGGGGGGCGTGGGAAAGACCACAGTGACCCTGGGACTGGCGTCCGCCGCCTTCTCCCGCGGCTTGAGGACCCTCGTGGTCGACCTCGACCCGCAGGCGGACGTGTCCACGGGCATGGACATCCAGGTCGCCGGCCACCTCAACGTCGCCGACGTGCTGGCCTCCCCCAAGGAGAAGATCGTCCGCGCGGCCATCGCGCCCAGCGGCTGGACCAAGGGCCGCACCGGCACCATCGACGTCATGATCGGCAGCCCGTCGGCCATCAACTTCGACGGACCGCACCCCAGCATCCGCGACATCTGGAAGCTCGAGGAGGCGCTGGCCAACGTCGAGGCCGACTACGACCTCGTGCTCATCGACTGCGCGCCCTCCCTCAACGCCCTCACGCGCACCGCGTGGGCGGCGAGCGATCGCGTCACCGTCGTCACCGAGCCCGGCCTCTTCTCCGTCGCCGCCGCCGACCGCGCGCTGCGCGCCATCGAGGAGATCCGCCGCGGCCTCTCCCCGCGCCTGCAGCCCCTCGGCATCATCGTCAACCGCGCACGCGTGCAGTCGCTCGAGCACCAGTTCCGCATCAAGGAGCTCCGCGACATGTTCGGCCCGCTCGTGCTGAGCCCGCAGCTGCCCGAGCGCACCTCGCTCCAGCAGGCCCAGGGTGCCGCGAAGCCGCTCCACGTGTGGCCGGGCGAGAGCGCCCAGGAGATGGCGCGCAACTTCGACCAGCTCCTCGAGCGCATCATGCGCACGGCGAAGATCGGCGACTACGCGGAGAACGCCGCGCGCTGA
- a CDS encoding MerR family transcriptional regulator: MSDSTPDSGRYDLGLLFTDGLPEMDASAGYRGAVAARAAGITYRQLDYWARTGLVEPTVRGASGSGTQRLYGFRDILVLKLVKRLLDTGISLQQIRTAVNQLRESGVVDLAQTTLMSDGASVYLCTSNDEVIDLVSRGQGVFGIAVGKVLREVEHSLVEIDTQTVDPTDELAARRAVKAS; this comes from the coding sequence ATGAGCGACTCCACCCCGGACTCCGGGCGCTACGACCTCGGTCTGCTCTTCACCGACGGCCTCCCCGAGATGGACGCGAGCGCCGGATACCGGGGCGCCGTCGCCGCACGGGCAGCGGGGATCACGTACCGCCAGCTCGACTACTGGGCCCGCACCGGCCTGGTCGAGCCCACCGTCCGCGGGGCCTCCGGCTCCGGCACGCAGCGCCTCTACGGCTTCCGCGACATCCTCGTCCTCAAGCTCGTCAAGCGCCTCCTCGACACCGGCATCTCCCTGCAGCAGATCCGCACCGCCGTGAACCAGCTCCGCGAGTCCGGCGTCGTCGACCTCGCGCAGACCACGCTCATGAGCGACGGCGCCAGCGTCTACCTCTGCACCAGCAACGACGAGGTCATCGACCTCGTGAGCCGCGGCCAGGGCGTCTTCGGCATCGCCGTCGGCAAGGTCCTCCGCGAGGTCGAGCACTCCCTCGTCGAGATCGACACGCAGACCGTGGATCCCACCGACGAGCTCGCGGCCCGCCGCGCCGTCAAGGCGTCCTAG
- the ftsR gene encoding transcriptional regulator FtsR, protein MTASAARSTPARTPGLLSIGQVLARLTPEFPDLTNSKLRFLEEQGLVQPSRTESGYRKFSPADVERLRTVLGMQRDHYLPLKVIRSYLHDLDAGLSPALPGGAPVPTVSMLDQERRYSRAELVRESGATAPLLGDAITAGVLMPAEVYGEEAVQVMRALVELQRTGIEPRHLRGFRQAAERELSLIESALVPVSRRRDASSRAHAAELAREIATQLEVVRGSLIRSALGRLSS, encoded by the coding sequence GTGACGGCGTCCGCCGCCCGGTCGACGCCAGCCCGCACCCCCGGTCTCCTCAGCATCGGGCAGGTGCTGGCGCGCCTCACGCCTGAGTTCCCCGACCTCACCAACAGCAAGCTCCGCTTCCTCGAGGAGCAGGGGCTGGTGCAGCCGTCCCGCACGGAGTCCGGCTACCGCAAGTTCAGCCCCGCCGACGTCGAGCGCCTGCGCACCGTCCTCGGGATGCAGCGCGACCACTACCTGCCGCTCAAGGTCATCCGCTCCTACCTGCACGACCTCGATGCCGGGCTCTCGCCCGCCCTTCCCGGCGGCGCCCCCGTCCCGACCGTCTCCATGCTCGACCAGGAGCGCCGCTACAGCCGGGCGGAGCTCGTGCGCGAGTCCGGCGCCACCGCCCCGCTCCTCGGCGACGCCATCACGGCTGGCGTGCTCATGCCCGCGGAGGTGTACGGCGAGGAGGCGGTGCAGGTGATGCGCGCGCTCGTCGAGCTGCAGCGCACCGGCATCGAGCCGCGTCACCTCCGCGGCTTCCGCCAGGCTGCCGAGCGCGAGCTGAGCCTCATCGAGTCGGCCCTGGTGCCCGTCTCCCGCCGACGCGACGCGTCGAGCCGGGCGCATGCCGCGGAGCTCGCGCGCGAGATCGCCACGCAGCTCGAGGTCGTGCGTGGGAGCCTCATCCGGTCCGCCCTCGGCCGCCTGTCGTCCTGA
- a CDS encoding FHA domain-containing protein, giving the protein MDGREEGHGATRVPEQYTSTDTTATFRDELGAALAGLDGAVSAEEKDAVTALPSGSALLVVRRGPNQGARFLLDADVTVAGRHPDADIFLDDVTVSRRHAEFVRQGTSFQVKDLGSLNGTYFDGVRIDTALLQDGAEVQVGKFRLTFYASRTDLVGRTNE; this is encoded by the coding sequence ATGGATGGACGCGAAGAGGGTCACGGCGCCACGCGCGTGCCCGAGCAGTACACGAGCACGGACACCACGGCCACCTTCCGCGACGAGCTCGGAGCGGCCCTCGCGGGCCTCGACGGCGCCGTATCGGCCGAGGAGAAGGACGCCGTCACGGCGCTCCCCTCGGGATCCGCCCTCCTCGTGGTCCGCCGCGGCCCCAACCAGGGCGCGCGCTTCCTCCTCGACGCCGACGTGACCGTGGCCGGTCGCCACCCCGACGCCGACATCTTCCTCGACGACGTCACCGTGTCGCGCCGCCATGCGGAGTTCGTCCGGCAGGGCACGTCGTTCCAGGTCAAGGACCTCGGCTCGCTCAACGGCACCTACTTCGACGGCGTGCGGATCGACACCGCGCTCCTCCAGGACGGCGCGGAGGTGCAGGTCGGCAAGTTCCGCCTCACGTTCTACGCGTCGCGCACCGACCTCGTCGGCCGGACGAACGAGTAG